A DNA window from Paenibacillus sp. HWE-109 contains the following coding sequences:
- the cbiB gene encoding adenosylcobinamide-phosphate synthase CbiB has product MWMYSWQEIVIMTAAAIVIDWILGDPNWPTHPVIHIGRWIRGMEKMLRRESDSPGWLRAKGIMLTLSTLIVSFGSVMVLILAARSIHEWLGYAVCTWLISTTIAIKGLKDAAYLVYRPLRKGELTDARKYTGYIVGRDTGELGEEELTRAVVETVAENIVDAVISPLFYALLGGAPLAMLYRAANTMDSMVGYRNDRYRHFGWASARWDDVMNWIPARLTGLLLILVALLQPGLSAKRSAAAVRRFAHLHPSPNSGIPESAVAGALGIELGGLNVYGGAASERARLGWPLRPRTQQDIVYAVRMLYGVSYVVMGGLLCVMLVWLF; this is encoded by the coding sequence ATGTGGATGTATTCCTGGCAGGAGATCGTTATCATGACGGCTGCGGCCATAGTCATAGATTGGATTCTCGGAGATCCGAACTGGCCGACCCATCCGGTTATTCATATCGGACGCTGGATTCGCGGCATGGAAAAGATGCTGCGCAGAGAAAGCGATTCGCCTGGATGGTTGCGGGCCAAAGGCATTATGCTTACGCTGTCAACTCTCATTGTAAGTTTCGGCAGTGTGATGGTGCTGATTCTGGCTGCTCGTTCGATTCATGAATGGCTTGGATACGCCGTTTGTACCTGGCTTATTTCTACAACGATTGCTATCAAAGGCTTAAAGGATGCGGCCTATCTGGTCTATCGTCCGCTGCGCAAGGGCGAACTCACCGATGCTCGCAAGTACACTGGCTACATCGTAGGCCGGGATACAGGCGAGCTCGGTGAGGAAGAACTGACGCGTGCGGTCGTTGAGACCGTGGCCGAGAACATTGTCGACGCGGTGATCTCGCCCTTGTTTTACGCGCTGCTCGGCGGGGCGCCGCTCGCGATGCTGTACCGGGCAGCGAATACGATGGATTCGATGGTCGGCTACCGAAATGACAGATACCGTCATTTCGGCTGGGCGTCGGCCCGCTGGGACGACGTCATGAACTGGATTCCGGCCCGGCTGACCGGCCTCCTGCTGATCCTCGTTGCCCTGCTTCAGCCGGGCCTCTCGGCGAAGCGCTCGGCGGCTGCGGTCCGCCGCTTCGCGCACTTGCATCCCAGCCCGAACAGCGGAATTCCAGAGTCGGCGGTAGCCGGGGCACTCGGAATTGAGCTTGGCGGGCTGAACGTCTACGGCGGCGCGGCAAGCGAGCGAGCCCGCCTGGGCTGGCCGCTGCGTCCGCGGACGCAGCAGGATATTGTCTACGCCGTCCGAATGTTGTACGGCGTCAGCTACGTAGTGATGGGAGGATTGCTATGCGTAATGCTCGTGTGGTTGTTCTAG
- the cobU gene encoding bifunctional adenosylcobinamide kinase/adenosylcobinamide-phosphate guanylyltransferase, whose product MAVLVTGGARSGKSSFAEKLAMHDSKQGIYIATSYIYDEEMRERVDLHKQQRLDSGYPWDTREEPYDLQELLQQLHTNGASGEAAVLVDCLTLWLTNWLLRYESESNAAALAMARIDDLAEAVASYRGPLILVTNEVGDGIVPEYPLGRSFRDLAGRMNQRLAQVCDEVFLVTAGIPIEIKSSAYRLEERKSSLSMER is encoded by the coding sequence ATGGCGGTTCTGGTAACAGGCGGCGCGCGAAGCGGCAAGAGTTCGTTCGCTGAGAAGCTTGCTATGCATGACAGCAAGCAGGGGATATATATCGCGACCTCCTACATCTATGATGAGGAAATGAGGGAGCGGGTCGATCTGCACAAGCAGCAAAGGCTTGATTCCGGTTATCCATGGGATACGCGTGAGGAGCCGTATGACTTGCAGGAACTGCTGCAGCAGCTTCATACGAACGGCGCAAGCGGGGAAGCTGCGGTGCTGGTGGATTGTTTGACGCTGTGGCTGACCAATTGGCTGCTTAGATATGAGTCGGAATCCAATGCGGCAGCGCTGGCGATGGCACGGATCGACGATCTGGCAGAAGCCGTTGCTTCCTACAGAGGCCCGCTTATCCTCGTCACGAATGAAGTCGGAGACGGCATCGTGCCGGAGTATCCGCTAGGTCGCAGCTTTCGAGACTTGGCAGGGCGGATGAATCAGCGGTTAGCCCAAGTATGTGATGAGGTGTTCCTGGTCACGGCAGGGATTCCGATTGAGATCAAAAGCAGCGCTTACCGACTGGAAGAACGCAAGTCGTCGCTAAGTATGGAACGATGA
- the cobT gene encoding nicotinate-nucleotide--dimethylbenzimidazole phosphoribosyltransferase, with translation MSELASILNRIESIHEEAVNQANDHLNQLTKPQGSLGKLEDIARQVAGITGEIMPDLDKKAVIVMAGDHGVCEEGISAFPAEVTPQMVFNFLSGGAAVNVLARHAGADVICVDMGVNADLEHPELVSRKVRKGTRNMARESAMTKQEAVQAIQAGAELVDELVEKGYRLFATGEMGIGNTTASAAILCALTGLDASIAVGRGTGIDDAKWLHKQAVVNKALAINGLGQGDVASADYALDVLTKVGGLEIAGLVGVILGAAKNRCPVVVDGFISSAAALVASRLAPLSASYMLASHLSQEQGHTKMLEAVGLSAMLQMDMRLGEGTGAVLVFNVIDAAGKIMKEMATFDSAGVSRG, from the coding sequence ATGAGCGAATTGGCGTCTATTCTTAATCGTATTGAGTCTATTCATGAAGAGGCAGTGAATCAAGCGAATGATCATTTGAATCAATTAACCAAGCCGCAAGGAAGTCTGGGCAAGTTGGAAGATATCGCGCGTCAAGTTGCGGGCATTACGGGTGAAATCATGCCTGATTTGGACAAAAAAGCCGTCATCGTCATGGCTGGCGATCATGGTGTCTGCGAGGAAGGAATCAGTGCGTTCCCTGCGGAAGTGACGCCGCAAATGGTATTCAACTTTCTATCCGGAGGGGCTGCGGTTAATGTGCTGGCGAGGCATGCAGGCGCTGATGTCATCTGCGTGGATATGGGCGTTAACGCGGATTTGGAGCATCCAGAGCTTGTTTCGCGTAAAGTGCGCAAAGGCACACGCAATATGGCGCGGGAATCGGCTATGACGAAGCAAGAGGCTGTACAAGCCATTCAGGCGGGCGCTGAGCTCGTTGATGAGCTGGTAGAGAAGGGATATCGTCTCTTCGCCACCGGGGAGATGGGGATTGGCAATACAACGGCAAGCGCGGCTATTCTATGCGCGCTGACGGGTCTGGATGCCAGCATAGCCGTTGGCCGTGGAACAGGCATTGATGATGCCAAATGGCTGCACAAGCAGGCTGTGGTGAACAAGGCCTTGGCCATAAACGGGCTGGGCCAAGGCGATGTGGCAAGCGCTGATTATGCGCTTGATGTATTGACGAAAGTCGGCGGACTAGAGATCGCCGGACTGGTAGGCGTGATTCTGGGCGCAGCGAAGAATCGCTGTCCTGTCGTTGTCGACGGCTTCATCTCGTCGGCTGCAGCGCTTGTGGCGAGCCGGTTAGCACCGCTAAGCGCGTCCTATATGCTCGCCTCGCACTTATCGCAGGAGCAGGGACATACGAAGATGCTCGAAGCGGTTGGCCTCTCGGCGATGCTGCAGATGGATATGCGCCTGGGCGAGGGGACAGGCGCTGTGCTTGTGTTCAACGTGATCGATGCCGCAGGCAAGATCATGAAGGAGATGGCGACATTCGATAGCGCAGGCGTGTCACGGGGGTAA
- a CDS encoding ABC transporter ATP-binding protein translates to MIKVEHLSQSFLEQQVLEKITFEVKQGEFFGIIGPNGSGKSTLLRLLSGIDPVKSGKVQLDGREASAFSRKELARWLAVLQQDALPPVGFTVREVVEMGRYPFQNWLGEDSADAEGLIEGIVRRLHLEPLIDRTIERLSGGERQRVALAKVMAQQPRLLMLDEPTTFLDIGYQVQMMDYIREWQSEAELTVVAVLHDLNLAAQYCTRLMVVHNGRMAAIGTPEEIITSELIKAVYGTEPIVLRHPVNEAPQILLQPGK, encoded by the coding sequence ATGATTAAAGTGGAGCACCTTTCGCAAAGTTTCTTGGAGCAGCAAGTGCTGGAGAAGATTACCTTCGAGGTCAAGCAAGGCGAGTTTTTTGGCATTATCGGACCCAATGGAAGCGGGAAGTCGACGCTGCTTCGACTTTTATCCGGCATAGATCCAGTGAAATCCGGGAAAGTCCAGTTGGATGGACGAGAAGCGTCAGCTTTTTCCCGCAAAGAATTGGCTAGATGGCTCGCTGTGCTGCAGCAGGATGCGCTTCCTCCGGTAGGCTTTACGGTTCGTGAAGTGGTGGAGATGGGGCGCTATCCATTTCAGAATTGGCTAGGCGAGGATTCTGCAGATGCGGAGGGTTTAATTGAAGGGATCGTGAGACGGCTGCATTTGGAGCCATTGATCGACAGGACCATCGAGCGGCTAAGCGGCGGGGAACGACAGCGTGTTGCGCTGGCCAAAGTGATGGCACAACAGCCACGGCTGCTGATGCTGGATGAACCGACCACCTTTCTGGATATTGGGTACCAAGTCCAAATGATGGATTATATTAGAGAATGGCAGAGCGAAGCGGAGTTAACGGTCGTTGCGGTTCTGCATGACTTAAACTTGGCTGCTCAGTACTGCACGCGTTTGATGGTCGTCCACAATGGGCGAATGGCTGCCATTGGAACGCCTGAAGAAATCATAACCAGCGAATTAATCAAAGCGGTGTATGGAACAGAACCGATCGTTCTGCGCCATCCTGTCAACGAAGCACCGCAAATTTTATTACAGCCAGGCAAATAA
- a CDS encoding FecCD family ABC transporter permease has protein sequence MKRKLVLWGGVGVILLLLSILVSLSLGTANLPVLQIAGILGKHIPWLGDYIDANWQQSAEQIINKVRFPRVLLGILVGAALSIAGAAFQGVLRNPLADPYALGVSSGASVGAAFLIYFGLQMAWFGQWSIPIVAFITGLLSLFLVLKLAQIEGKLKMETLILSGVVMQAFLGAIVSFMVSISKQVINEIVFWLMGSLAMRGWSYIYIITPYLLIGIIVLLGYARSLNLLALGERQASHLGVNVERTKLVVLVVATFLTAAAVSVAGVIGFVGLIVPHLVRLVVGPDYRLIIPLSAIGGGIYVLWADTMARTVLSPTEIPLGVITAFLGAPFFAYLLHKDKKTLRG, from the coding sequence ATGAAAAGAAAATTAGTGCTATGGGGAGGAGTAGGAGTTATACTCCTTCTTCTTTCTATTCTGGTGAGTTTATCACTGGGAACAGCGAATCTGCCTGTCTTGCAAATCGCAGGAATTCTGGGCAAGCATATCCCATGGCTTGGCGACTATATCGACGCGAACTGGCAGCAATCAGCAGAGCAAATTATTAATAAAGTGCGATTTCCTCGCGTCTTGCTCGGCATTCTGGTGGGTGCGGCGCTGTCTATCGCGGGTGCGGCTTTTCAAGGTGTTTTGCGAAATCCCTTGGCAGATCCGTATGCGCTCGGGGTATCGTCTGGGGCATCGGTTGGCGCTGCTTTCCTCATCTATTTTGGGCTGCAGATGGCGTGGTTTGGACAATGGTCGATTCCGATTGTTGCTTTCATTACCGGACTTCTTTCCTTATTTCTAGTTCTGAAGCTCGCTCAAATCGAAGGAAAGCTCAAAATGGAAACGTTGATCTTGTCAGGCGTTGTTATGCAGGCCTTCCTGGGGGCCATCGTATCGTTCATGGTTTCGATTTCCAAACAGGTGATCAATGAAATCGTTTTTTGGCTAATGGGCAGCCTGGCGATGCGCGGCTGGTCGTATATTTACATCATTACACCCTATTTGCTTATTGGCATTATTGTGCTTTTGGGCTATGCACGTTCTTTGAATTTGCTCGCTTTGGGGGAGCGGCAAGCGTCACATCTAGGCGTCAATGTCGAGCGGACCAAGTTAGTCGTACTGGTCGTGGCTACTTTCTTGACGGCAGCTGCCGTTTCGGTTGCTGGTGTTATTGGATTTGTCGGTCTCATCGTTCCGCATTTGGTCCGATTGGTTGTAGGACCTGATTATCGCTTGATTATTCCTTTATCCGCGATTGGCGGAGGGATCTACGTTCTGTGGGCGGATACGATGGCTCGCACGGTATTAAGTCCAACCGAAATTCCATTGGGTGTCATTACGGCCTTCTTGGGCGCCCCGTTTTTTGCGTATTTGCTACATAAGGATAAGAAAACGTTAAGAGGTTGA
- a CDS encoding ABC transporter substrate-binding protein, translating to MEKKFVKKALILTVALATAVSLAACGKKEAEITNPSKLGGEGTKAPTVTTTPAAAKKTVYPLKIKDATGKEFTFEKAPEKIASVSPAETEALFALGLEANIVGVSDFDDYPDAAKTKPKLGSITKPNQEALIASNANIVFTGVSMKVDTVEQLRALNVNIFKVEPKTLDDVIVNIQTYGLITDHQEQAEKIVAKMKADRQKVVDAVKDVKQENKKKVYIEFSPGWTVGSGEFMDELIKLSGGINVAGDGKGWYQISEEKIIQQNPAVILFANGVIDTKSKKSLDEIIRTRSGWDTIEAVKNKQVIGLDQNMLSRPGPRLTDGLLQMAKGIYPELVK from the coding sequence ATGGAAAAGAAGTTCGTCAAAAAAGCGCTGATTCTTACAGTTGCGTTAGCAACGGCAGTCAGTTTAGCAGCCTGTGGGAAGAAAGAAGCAGAAATAACGAATCCATCGAAGCTGGGCGGCGAGGGGACTAAAGCGCCAACGGTGACAACAACACCGGCAGCAGCGAAGAAGACCGTTTATCCACTGAAGATTAAAGATGCAACAGGCAAAGAGTTTACGTTTGAGAAAGCGCCTGAGAAGATTGCATCCGTATCACCGGCAGAAACCGAGGCGCTGTTTGCTCTAGGTTTGGAAGCTAACATCGTAGGTGTCTCGGATTTTGATGATTACCCGGATGCGGCAAAAACCAAGCCCAAATTAGGCAGTATCACGAAACCTAACCAAGAAGCGCTGATTGCCTCCAATGCGAATATTGTGTTTACAGGGGTTTCGATGAAAGTAGATACGGTGGAGCAGCTTCGCGCATTAAATGTTAACATTTTCAAAGTAGAGCCTAAAACGCTGGATGATGTGATTGTGAACATTCAAACTTATGGACTGATTACAGATCACCAAGAGCAAGCGGAGAAAATTGTTGCCAAAATGAAGGCAGACCGTCAAAAGGTTGTCGACGCCGTCAAAGATGTGAAGCAAGAGAACAAGAAGAAGGTCTACATTGAATTCAGCCCGGGCTGGACTGTGGGCAGCGGAGAATTCATGGACGAGTTGATTAAGCTATCAGGCGGCATCAATGTAGCTGGAGATGGAAAAGGCTGGTATCAAATCAGCGAAGAGAAGATCATTCAGCAAAACCCGGCTGTTATTTTATTTGCTAACGGCGTTATCGATACGAAGAGCAAGAAATCACTGGACGAAATCATCCGTACGCGCAGTGGCTGGGATACGATCGAAGCCGTGAAGAACAAGCAAGTGATCGGCCTTGATCAAAATATGCTGAGCCGCCCGGGACCTCGATTGACAGACGGACTGCTTCAAATGGCTAAAGGCATTTATCCCGAACTGGTGAAATAA